A window from Hemicordylus capensis ecotype Gifberg chromosome 2, rHemCap1.1.pri, whole genome shotgun sequence encodes these proteins:
- the TNFSF14 gene encoding tumor necrosis factor ligand superfamily member 14 isoform X1: protein MEAGARYPSVFVVDGPQRDVPFVPPVRRHQKTWPCCQLILGVLMLLILAGLGIQGYFLICFRKELDRATAEENAEATHEKFVQDHKPAPEKPAAHLTGASFTASGNSTLQWEHTLGLAFLQDMGYKGGSLICNKPGHYYIYSKLYLGNSGCPHNEQKNMWVVHSIYKRTPRYPEDRPLLINNILYCNSKDSTFWWHNSFLAGVVQLEENEEIYIKVSERQLVRIKDEFKSYFGAFMI from the exons ATGGAAGCCGGGGCAAGGTATCCATCCGTTTTTGTGGTGGACGGGCCGCAGAGGGATGTCCCCTTCGTGCCCCCGGTGCGGAGGCATCAGAAGACGTGGCCGTGTTGCCAGCTGATCCTGGGGGTCCTGATGCTGCTGATACTGGCTGGCTTAGGCATCCAAGGCTATTTCTTGATCTGCTTCCGCAAGGAACTGGACAGAGCTACAGCAGAG GAAAACGCTGAAGCCACCCATGAGAAATTCGTACAAG ACCACAAACCTGCCCCTGAAAAGCCAGCTGCTCACCTGACAG gTGCTTCCTTCACTGCGTCTGGGAATAGCACCCTGCAGTGGGAACACACGCTGGGCTTGGCCTTTCTCCAGGACATGGGCTACAAAGGGGGTTCCCTGATCTGCAACAAGCCTGGACACTACTACATCTATTCCAAGCTCTACTTGGGGAATTCAGGCTGCCCACACAACGAGCAGAAGAATATGTGGGTTGTGCACAGCATTTACAAGAGGACTCCTCGGTACCCAGAGGATAGACCTCTGCTGATCAACAACATTCTCTACTGCAACTCGAAGGACAGCACATTTTGGTGGCACAACAGCTTCCTGGCTGGGGTGGTACAGCTAGAGGAGAATGAAGAAATCTATATCAAGGTGTCAGAGAGACAGCTGGTGAGGATCAAGGATGAGTTCAAATCCTATTTTGGTGCCTTTATgatctga